In one window of Branchiostoma lanceolatum isolate klBraLanc5 chromosome 15, klBraLanc5.hap2, whole genome shotgun sequence DNA:
- the LOC136421241 gene encoding enolase-phosphatase E1-like isoform X1, protein MGEWTIAVIDVEEALPPSLLPAVEAKPKPSSSVSEPAPEVPVSKPCDLNRTLPSSLLADAEPKPKPPSSASVPPPEVAEPTVWTVASKTESTVSEPRSLPDTPSPEPTPPSQPKKRYFSDLFAKLSSINTLGRSTQSKPAASEEPTQQNLPEPVVIDTVQETTMADESNPQLQMADDNNAQLQVADDKHVQLEVHPEPCLPVLDVKSTEVTTSDTEQDSGTYDGVENASVSSDDTTNSDLYTGSDLEDQPTKEPESAYEDVQVYEEVTVAAEEEAKTEETPTQQEDDKGTKEKKKKKTPGCTGNLFSCMKKPGSKKKKETTKKEVPKKDAEEPVEEKTEETEKEEKVDEGIAMKDDGYVTITNGEA, encoded by the exons ATGGGGGAGTGGACGATAGCAGTCATAGACGTGGAGGAGGCGCTGCCCCCGTCCTTACTACCTGCCGTAGAAGCCAAACCTAAACCTTCATCATCGGTCTCTGAACCCGCTCCCGAGGTCCCTGTCTCGAAGCCCTGCGATTTGAATCGAACCCTTCCCTCCTCCTTACTCGCAGATGCAGAACCCAAACCCAAACCTCCATCGTCGGCCTCAGTTCCTCCTCCAGAGGTCGCGGAGCCCACCGTTTGGACAGTAGCTTCGAAGACAGAAAGTACTGTTTCGGAGCCAAGATCTCTTCCAGACACACCGTCGCCTGAACCAACCCCTCCCAGTCAACCGAAGAAGAGATATTTTTCAGACTTG TTTGCCAAGCTCAGTTCAATCAACACGTTGGGCAGATCAACGCAGTCGAAGCCAGCGGCTTCTGAAGAACCCACGCAACAAAACCTCCCAGAACCTGTTGTGATAGACACTGTGCAAGAGACCACGATGGCAGACGAAAGTAACCCCCAACTCCAAATGGCAGACGACAACAACGCCCAACTCCAAGTTGCAGACGACAAACACGTCCAACTTGAAGTCCACCCCGAGCCCTGTCTTCCAGTACTGGATGTGAAGTCCACGGAAGTGACTACCAGCGATACCGAGCAAGATTCGGGCACGTACGATGGCGTGGAAAACGCGAGCGTTAGTTCTGACGATACAACCAATTCGGACCTCTACACAGGCTCAG ATCTAGAAGACCAGCCAACTAAAGAGCCGGAGTCAGCATATGAAGACGTGCAAGTGTATGAAGAAGTGACAGTAGCAGCGGAAG AAGAGGCTAAAACTGAAGAAACACCAACACAACAAGAAGATGACAAAGGAacaaaggagaagaagaagaaaaagacaccAGGGTGCACGG GAAACCTATTCAGTTGCATGAAGAAACCAGGctcaaagaagaaaaaggagacaacaaaaaaagaagttccTAAAAAAGATGCTGAAGAGCCAGTGGAAGAAAAGACTGAGGAAACAGAGAAGGAAGAGAAAGTGGATGAAGGAATAGCAATGAAAGATGATGGGTATGTAACTATTACAAATGGAGAAGCTTAA
- the LOC136421241 gene encoding nucleolar protein 58-like isoform X2, producing the protein MADESNPQLQMADDNNAQLQVADDKHVQLEVHPEPCLPVLDVKSTEVTTSDTEQDSGTYDGVENASVSSDDTTNSDLYTGSDLEDQPTKEPESAYEDVQVYEEVTVAAEEEAKTEETPTQQEDDKGTKEKKKKKTPGCTGNLFSCMKKPGSKKKKETTKKEVPKKDAEEPVEEKTEETEKEEKVDEGIAMKDDGYVTITNGEA; encoded by the exons ATGGCAGACGAAAGTAACCCCCAACTCCAAATGGCAGACGACAACAACGCCCAACTCCAAGTTGCAGACGACAAACACGTCCAACTTGAAGTCCACCCCGAGCCCTGTCTTCCAGTACTGGATGTGAAGTCCACGGAAGTGACTACCAGCGATACCGAGCAAGATTCGGGCACGTACGATGGCGTGGAAAACGCGAGCGTTAGTTCTGACGATACAACCAATTCGGACCTCTACACAGGCTCAG ATCTAGAAGACCAGCCAACTAAAGAGCCGGAGTCAGCATATGAAGACGTGCAAGTGTATGAAGAAGTGACAGTAGCAGCGGAAG AAGAGGCTAAAACTGAAGAAACACCAACACAACAAGAAGATGACAAAGGAacaaaggagaagaagaagaaaaagacaccAGGGTGCACGG GAAACCTATTCAGTTGCATGAAGAAACCAGGctcaaagaagaaaaaggagacaacaaaaaaagaagttccTAAAAAAGATGCTGAAGAGCCAGTGGAAGAAAAGACTGAGGAAACAGAGAAGGAAGAGAAAGTGGATGAAGGAATAGCAATGAAAGATGATGGGTATGTAACTATTACAAATGGAGAAGCTTAA
- the LOC136421243 gene encoding nucleolar protein 56-like produces MAAESGVAVEDIGPVVMEEGSTFPKLEGVLDIEGDSGNYDDRLDASSQSSDNTVNSSLFTNSDKPQEAEETQEVEEPQKEEKKKKKKKDKKEKKGKLKGCKGCVLM; encoded by the exons ATGGCGGCGGAGTCTGGGGTGGCAGTTGAGGACATTGGCCCGGTAGTCATGGAGGAGGGTTCGACCTTCCCCAAACTTGAGGGGGTTCTGGACATCGAAGGGGATTCTGGGAACTATGACGACAGACTTGACGCGTCCAGTCAGAGTTCGGACAACACCGTGAACTCCTCACTCTTCACAAACTCCG ACAAGCCACAAGAAGCAGAAGAAACGCAAGAGGTAGAAGAGCCCCAAAAagaggaaaagaagaagaagaaaaagaaggacaagaaggagaagaaaggaAAATTAAAAGGATGCAAAG GCTGTGTATTGATGTGA
- the LOC136420954 gene encoding CMP-N-acetylneuraminate-poly-alpha-2,8-sialyltransferase-like, producing the protein MFITQGLHCQMSIMMAERKACFRLMACGILVAFVVTILISLKAEQPLYQIVLRNKAWGDTGAKYNFNTSEVERIRQWVMTYFNPDTDLSIIKSQAHLGQGLEHEMKTTKKFKIGKYFYKLIPESPPLLGKHFRSCAVVGNSGILLDSGCGPQIDSADFVFRSNLAAIEGFENDVGTKSNFTTMNPSVLKHDYKGFSKNDKLKEKFINRLRLIRDQILHIPAFVSHGSDQYTQYTNMMIVKRHLPIKLSYAPRNVNAKMTALWQNSEFKPKRPSTGNNLFALAACLCDQIHMYGFYPFSEDEKGRKIKYHYYGNIGNLPKHEMPEEYRAFLTFHQRKALVLHTEPCNDDTL; encoded by the exons ATGTTCATCACCCAAGGTCTTCACTGCCAGATGTCTATCATGATGGCGGAAAGAAAGGCTTGTTTTCGACTGATGGCCTGTGGGATACTTGTGGCGTTTGTTGTGACCATTCTGATAAGTCTAAAGGCCGAACAGCCTCTATATCAAATTGTACTGAGGAACAAAGCTTGGGGGGATACAGGCgcaaaatacaatttcaataCATCGGAAGTTGAACGGATAAG ACAGTGGGTTATGACGTACTTTAACCCCGACACAGACCTCAGCATCATTAAGTCTCAAGCACATCTTGGACAAGGACTCGAGCACGAAATGAAAACTACAAAGAAGTTCAAAATCGGCAAATATTTCTATAAGCTAATTCCCGAATCACCCCCTCTTCTGGGCAAGCACTTCCGGTCTTGTGCAGTGGTGGGGAATTCTGGAATTCTCCTAGACAGCGGTTGTGGTCCTCAGATCGACTCTGCAGACTTCGTGTTCAGATCTAACCTGGCTGCTATTGAAGGGTTCGAGAATGACGTGGGGACAAAATCTAACTTCACCACCATGAATCCTTCTGTTCTTAAGCATGATTATAAAGGATTCAGTAAAAATGACAAGCTAAAAGAGAAGTTTATAAACCGACTGCGTCTAATCCGAGACCAGATTCTGCACATACCTGCTTTTGTATCGCATGGCAGCGATCAATACACGCAGTATACTAACATGATGATAGTAAAACGTCACTTACCAATCAAACTTTCCTACGCACCGAGGAATGTCAATGCAAAGATGACAGc GTTGTGGCAGAATTCAGAATTCAAGCCGAAACGACCATCGACGGGAAACAACTTGTTCGCGCTGGCGGCCTGTCTGTGCGACCAGATCCACATGTACGGATTCTACCCGTTTTCTGAGGACGAAAAAGGGCGGAAGATAAAATACCATTACTACGGAAACATAGGAAACCTTCCTAAGCACGAAATGCCCGAAGAGTATCGCGCGTTTCTGACTTTCCACCAGCGGAAGGCACTGGTACTGCACACAGAGCCTTGTAATGACGACACACTCTAG
- the LOC136420792 gene encoding CMP-N-acetylneuraminate-poly-alpha-2,8-sialyltransferase-like, protein MMTVNMACRRTCVLFLACGLLLSTAVSIFIAMKTWRHRRYVSVNQNLGTKAVSSTNWVSIPRTVEAAEAKFNTSEVERIRKWVMTYFNPGTDLTVIKSQVKIGQLIRYEVSRKAYANITENFFRLIPESSPLLRKHFRSCAVVGNSGILLDSGCGPQIDSADFVFRSNLAAIEGFENDVGTKSNFTTMNPSVLNHDYKGCRENSTSGACEMFVKRLRLIQDQILHISAFTTVNGRQDVELTNSMILEHHLPIKASYAPVETTKRMKALWKNSEFKPKRPSTGTILFVLSASLCDQIHLYGFYPFSKGKDGRKIKYHYYGSVRNLRNHNMTEEYRAFQTLHQRKALVLHTDPCHDDKL, encoded by the exons ATGATGACAGTGAACATGGCGTGCAGACGGACTTGTGTCCTATTTCTCGCCTGTGGATTGCTCTTGTCGACGGCTGTCTCCATTTTTATCGCCATGAAGACGTGGCGACATCGCCGCTACGTTTCAGTCAATCAAAATTTGGGTACAAAGGCAGTTTCTTCAACAAACTG GGTCAGCATTCCAAGAACAGTTGAAGCCGCCGAAGCGAAGTTTAATACATCGGAAGTTGAACGGATAAG GAAGTGGGTAATGACGTACTTCAACCCCGGCACAGATCTCACCGTAATAAAGTCTCAAGTCAAAATAGGACAACTGATCCGATACGAAGTTAGTCGAAAAGCGTACGCCAATATCACTGAGAACTTCTTCCGCCTGATTCCGGAGTCGTCGCCTCTTCTGAGAAAGCATTTCCGGTCTTGTGCAGTGGTGGGGAATTCTGGAATTCTCCTAGACAGCGGTTGTGGTCCTCAGATAGACTCTGCAGACTTCGTGTTCAGATCTAACCTGGCTGCTATTGAAGGGTTCGAGAATGACGTGGGGACAAAATCTAACTTCACCACCATGAACCCTTCTGTCCTTAACCACGATTATAAAGGATGTCGCGAAAATAGTACCAGCGGCGCGTGTGAAATGTTCGTGAAACGACTGCGTCTCATCCAGGACCAGATTCTGCACATTTCTGCTTTCACCACGGTGAACGGGCGTCAGGACGTGGAGCTTACCAACTCCATGATACTGGAACATCACCTGCCGATCAAGGCTTCATATGCACCCGTGGAAACTACGAAAAGAATGAAAGC GTTATGGAAGAATTCAGAATTCAAGCCGAAACGACCGTCGACGGGAACCATCTTGTTCGTGTTATCGGCCAGTCTCTGCGACCAGATCCACTTGTACGGATTCTACCCGTTTTCAAAGGGCAAAGACGGGCGAAAGATAAAATACCATTACTATGGGTCAGTAAGAAACCTTCGCAACCATAACATGACTGAAGAGTATCGGGCGTTCCAGACGCTCCACCAGCGGAAGGCACTGGTACTGCACACAGATCCTTGTCATGACGACAAGCTCTAA